TTTATCATTGTCTAGCTCCACAAACTAAAGAGCAATCCACACTGAAAGGGAATCATTTATGAAAAAGATTTACCCGTTCGTTCTCACCTTGCTCGTTGGCGGCGTACTCTTCGCCGGCGCTGCCTTTGCCGAGACGGGCGCTACCGCCGACGAGAACTTTGTCGAAGTTGACGGCGCTCAAGTCTACTACCAGATCCAGGGCGAGGGCGAGCCGATGCTCCTCATCCACGGCTACCCCCTCTCCGGCGAGCTCTTCAGAGACAACGTAGGGCCGCTCTCGGAGCAGTACCAGGTCATCACCGTGGACCTGCGCGGCTTCGGCATGAGCGTCGCGCCGAGCCAGGAGGCGTCCATTGAAATCTACGCCCAGGACGTGCTCGCGGTGATGGACGAACTCGGCCTCGAGCAGGCCGTGGTGGGCGGCATGTCGATGGGCGGCATCGTCATCTTCGAGATGGTCCGCCAGGCGCCCGAGCGGCTTAGCGGTATCATCCTGATCGACACCGTTCATCTGCCCGCCGGGGTCGCCGAAGCCGCGATGTGGCGCGGCGAGGCCGAGCAGGCGCAGCAAGAGGGCGTCGGCTCGCTCGTCG
This is a stretch of genomic DNA from Deinococcota bacterium. It encodes these proteins:
- a CDS encoding alpha/beta hydrolase, coding for MKKIYPFVLTLLVGGVLFAGAAFAETGATADENFVEVDGAQVYYQIQGEGEPMLLIHGYPLSGELFRDNVGPLSEQYQVITVDLRGFGMSVAPSQEASIEIYAQDVLAVMDELGLEQAVVGGMSMGGIVIFEMVRQAPERLSGIILIDTVHLPAGVAEAAMWRGEAEQAQQEGVGSLVDFLLPDMLSGDARMNMPELAEHLTSIVQQASLEGAVGGGNALADRPDSSETLAQITVPTLIIVGQEDTLTPFEIHQEMNEGIAGSQLVILPGAGHAAIIEAADEANQAILEWAQGLQ